Proteins found in one Pseudoxanthomonas sp. SL93 genomic segment:
- a CDS encoding SprT family zinc-dependent metalloprotease, whose protein sequence is MTGLFRRLIAPAPRGIERDTVTLPLANGDTIDVQRVRDPRAKRLKLSVDERGARLTLPLRASLVSGERFLHQHRDWLAAQLAKQQPEDDSPQAWVPGDTAHLPLRGESVPLHWHEGRFTRVERLDDGIHFHRPARATPATLRRALRAFYEAEARADIGHWLPGYLATLPRAPRQIRLKVMSSQWGSLSPDGTLSLDLALVLGRPSAFEYVLVHELCHLLQANHSPAFWREVEQRFPAWRDERGYFHAEGRRLKARLHRLLADA, encoded by the coding sequence ATGACCGGCCTGTTCCGTCGCCTGATCGCCCCCGCCCCGCGTGGCATCGAGCGCGACACGGTGACGCTGCCACTCGCCAATGGCGACACCATCGACGTTCAGCGCGTGCGCGACCCGCGCGCCAAGCGCTTGAAGCTGAGCGTCGATGAACGTGGCGCACGGCTGACGCTGCCGCTGCGCGCCAGCCTGGTGTCGGGCGAGCGTTTCCTGCACCAGCATCGGGACTGGCTGGCCGCGCAGCTCGCGAAGCAGCAGCCCGAAGACGACAGCCCGCAGGCATGGGTGCCGGGTGATACCGCGCACTTGCCCCTGCGCGGCGAATCCGTGCCACTGCACTGGCACGAGGGGCGTTTCACCCGCGTTGAACGGCTCGACGACGGGATCCATTTCCATCGGCCCGCGCGGGCGACACCCGCCACCCTGCGACGTGCCCTGCGTGCGTTCTACGAGGCCGAGGCACGGGCGGACATCGGCCACTGGCTGCCCGGCTATCTGGCGACGCTGCCGCGTGCGCCGCGCCAGATCCGGTTGAAGGTGATGTCCTCCCAATGGGGGTCGCTGAGTCCGGATGGCACGTTGTCCCTGGATCTTGCACTCGTGCTCGGACGCCCCTCCGCCTTCGAATACGTGCTGGTCCACGAACTGTGCCACCTGCTGCAGGCCAACCATTCCCCTGCCTTCTGGCGCGAAGTGGAGCAGCGCTTCCCGGCCTGGCGCGATGAGCGCGGCTATTTCCATGCCGAAGGCCGGCGCCTGAAAGCCCGTCTGCACCGGCTGCTCGCCGACGCCTGA
- the plsB gene encoding glycerol-3-phosphate 1-O-acyltransferase PlsB, with amino-acid sequence MRPMPEQNSLPFPDGQTPPPPEAQKPTPRATPGPDAAGDAPAPAAAQTLPVPMAPPLRQTRRPLWARLMSKLADPWLALNIEPEVPAELLDGRPVCYVLEDYGLSNALILDRACRDAGLPSPLVPVPVPGNPLGRKRAYVALSRRNASTLIPDQISAKTHSGSLARLLEAHRASPGLDVQLVPVSIFVGRAPDKQSGWFSVLFSENWAIVGRFRRLLAILLNGRGTIVRFAPPVSLRGTVDEGLEPERTVRKLSRVLRTHFHRIREAVIGPDLSTRRLLVDQVLAAEPVKEAIAEQAKRDKSKPEDAWKKAHAYAWEIAADYSNPVVRSASFLLSHVWNQIYDGVLVHHLDKFKEAAPGHEVVYVPCHRSHMDYLLLSYLLYERGIVPPHIAAGINLNLPVVGTLLRKGGAFFMRRSFRGNPLYSAVFTEYVAQLVSGGYSLEYFIEGGRSRTGRLLAPKGGMISMTVRAFLRQPRKPVLFQPVYIGYEKLLEGNSYLDELSGRPKEKESIWAVLWGIPKVLRQNYGQVVVNFGEPIPLNEALAQHAPEWDGSPVGEEEKPAWLSDTVDALAQQIHVNINRAADVNPINLLALALLSTPKHAMGEADLIAQIELSKKVLAELPYSDRVTVTPHTPERIIGHGEEINMLQRIKHPLGDVLSVDGDTAVLMSYYRNNVLHLFTASAWVACCFQNNRRMSRAGVLRLGRGLYPFLQAELFLPWTEDEFAERMDRTIEMFIREGLLQQVNDDDGGILARSAGQTDEVFRLRAIGHSLQQAFERYYIAISVLVKNGPGTLGAAELESLCQQAAQRLSLLYAPAAPEFFDRTLFRGFIQKLRELKLVWPDENSKLLFDERLDAWARDAKAILGRELRHTIEKVSPEAAKPEQDTTPQE; translated from the coding sequence ATGCGGCCGATGCCTGAACAGAATTCCCTACCGTTCCCGGACGGCCAGACGCCCCCACCGCCGGAAGCGCAGAAGCCGACGCCCCGGGCGACGCCCGGACCGGACGCCGCGGGCGACGCGCCGGCGCCTGCCGCCGCGCAGACGCTGCCGGTGCCCATGGCCCCGCCCCTGCGCCAGACACGCCGCCCCCTGTGGGCGCGCCTGATGAGCAAGCTGGCCGATCCCTGGCTGGCACTGAACATCGAACCCGAGGTGCCGGCCGAACTGCTCGACGGCCGCCCGGTGTGCTACGTGCTGGAAGACTACGGCCTGTCCAACGCGCTGATCCTGGACCGCGCCTGCCGCGACGCCGGCCTGCCCTCGCCGCTGGTGCCCGTGCCGGTGCCCGGCAATCCGCTGGGCCGCAAGCGCGCCTACGTGGCATTGTCGCGCCGCAACGCCAGCACGCTGATCCCCGACCAGATCAGCGCCAAGACCCACTCAGGCTCCCTGGCCCGCCTGCTGGAGGCGCACCGCGCCAGTCCGGGCCTGGACGTTCAGCTGGTCCCGGTATCGATCTTCGTCGGCCGCGCACCGGACAAGCAGAGTGGGTGGTTTTCGGTGCTGTTCTCCGAAAACTGGGCCATCGTCGGGCGCTTCCGCCGCCTGCTCGCCATCCTGTTGAACGGCCGCGGCACCATCGTGCGGTTCGCGCCCCCGGTATCGCTGCGCGGCACGGTCGATGAAGGGCTGGAGCCGGAACGCACCGTCCGCAAGCTGTCACGCGTGCTGCGCACGCACTTCCACCGCATCCGCGAAGCGGTCATCGGCCCCGACCTGTCCACGCGGCGCCTGCTGGTGGACCAGGTGCTCGCCGCCGAGCCGGTGAAGGAAGCCATCGCCGAGCAGGCCAAGCGTGACAAGTCGAAGCCCGAGGACGCGTGGAAGAAAGCCCATGCCTATGCCTGGGAGATCGCAGCCGACTACTCCAATCCGGTGGTGCGCTCGGCCAGTTTTTTGCTGAGCCATGTGTGGAACCAGATCTACGACGGCGTGCTGGTCCACCACCTGGACAAGTTCAAGGAAGCCGCGCCCGGCCACGAAGTGGTCTACGTGCCCTGCCACCGCAGCCACATGGACTACCTGCTGCTGTCGTACCTGCTGTACGAGCGCGGCATCGTGCCGCCGCACATCGCCGCGGGCATCAACCTCAACCTGCCGGTGGTCGGCACGTTGCTGCGCAAGGGCGGTGCGTTCTTCATGCGCCGCAGCTTCCGCGGCAATCCGCTGTATTCGGCCGTGTTTACCGAGTACGTCGCGCAGCTGGTCTCCGGCGGCTACTCGCTTGAATACTTCATCGAGGGCGGGCGCTCGCGCACCGGCCGCCTGCTGGCGCCGAAGGGCGGCATGATCTCGATGACCGTGCGCGCGTTCCTGCGCCAGCCGCGCAAGCCGGTGCTGTTCCAGCCGGTCTACATCGGCTACGAGAAGTTGCTGGAAGGCAACAGCTACCTGGACGAACTGAGCGGGCGGCCGAAGGAGAAGGAATCCATCTGGGCCGTGCTGTGGGGCATCCCCAAGGTGCTGCGACAGAACTATGGCCAGGTCGTCGTGAACTTCGGCGAGCCCATCCCGTTGAACGAAGCGCTGGCGCAGCACGCGCCGGAATGGGACGGCTCGCCGGTCGGCGAAGAGGAAAAGCCCGCGTGGCTGTCCGACACCGTCGATGCGCTGGCGCAGCAGATCCACGTCAACATCAATCGCGCCGCCGACGTGAACCCGATCAACCTGCTGGCGCTGGCGCTGCTCTCGACGCCCAAGCACGCGATGGGCGAAGCGGACCTGATCGCGCAGATCGAACTGTCCAAGAAGGTACTGGCCGAACTGCCGTACTCCGACCGCGTCACCGTCACCCCGCACACGCCGGAACGCATCATCGGCCATGGCGAGGAAATCAACATGCTGCAGCGGATCAAGCATCCGCTGGGCGACGTGCTCAGCGTGGACGGCGATACCGCCGTGCTGATGAGCTACTACCGCAACAACGTACTGCACCTGTTCACCGCCTCGGCCTGGGTCGCGTGCTGCTTCCAGAACAACCGCCGCATGAGCCGCGCCGGCGTGCTGCGCCTGGGCCGCGGGCTGTATCCGTTCCTGCAGGCGGAGCTGTTCCTGCCGTGGACCGAGGATGAGTTCGCCGAGCGCATGGACCGCACCATCGAGATGTTCATCCGCGAGGGCCTGCTGCAGCAGGTCAACGACGACGATGGCGGCATCCTGGCGCGCAGCGCGGGGCAGACCGACGAGGTGTTCCGCCTGCGCGCGATCGGTCATTCGCTGCAGCAGGCGTTCGAGCGCTACTACATCGCCATCTCGGTGCTGGTGAAGAACGGCCCCGGCACGCTGGGCGCGGCGGAGCTGGAAAGCCTCTGCCAGCAGGCGGCACAGCGTCTGAGCCTGCTGTACGCACCGGCGGCGCCGGAGTTCTTCGACCGCACGCTGTTCCGCGGCTTCATCCAGAAGCTGCGCGAGCTGAAGCTGGTCTGGCCGGACGAGAACAGCAAGCTGCTGTTCGACGAACGGCTGGATGCGTGGGCACGCGATGCCAAGGCGATCCTCGGCCGTGAGCTGCGCCACACCATCGAAAAGGTCAGCCCGGAAGCCGCCAAGCCCGAGCAGGACACCACGCCGCAGGAATGA
- a CDS encoding HEAT repeat domain-containing protein: MRLNHLARMATCVAMLVLLAGCAPKSYSVRHPVPSENLVFGTAPPATAITLVDARAPSDRVFSSGVLPASLTVEGAPLDPSGYLARNLQAELVSRGLQTQVGNAGDALPKLEMTTFRVQNHRANGFSPFVTLTFLGGDLVTPAGKQRLGVFVKRGKVPVWSFDEVIEPTFNQPLSLATKELAAKIAARLHGARSSDADVDRLTAKIATRGDDSYLDVYALGFTNNPKAVAPLAGLARDPDEYVRLAAISSLGTLGANDQLDLLKSIYRDGNLWQDRAMALKAIGDLDSTEADAFLAEQQAALQAKAGDKEADWTLQIVRLYL, from the coding sequence ATGCGTCTGAACCATCTGGCCCGCATGGCGACATGCGTGGCGATGCTTGTCCTGCTTGCGGGCTGTGCGCCCAAGTCCTACTCCGTGCGCCACCCGGTGCCGTCGGAAAACCTGGTCTTCGGCACTGCACCGCCGGCGACCGCCATCACGCTGGTGGACGCCCGCGCGCCAAGCGATCGCGTCTTCTCCAGCGGCGTCCTGCCTGCCTCACTCACGGTGGAGGGCGCACCGCTCGACCCCAGTGGCTATCTGGCCAGGAACCTGCAGGCAGAGTTGGTATCGCGGGGCCTGCAGACCCAGGTCGGCAATGCCGGTGACGCGCTGCCGAAGCTGGAAATGACCACCTTCCGCGTGCAGAACCACCGCGCCAACGGATTCAGCCCGTTTGTCACCCTGACATTCCTCGGCGGCGACCTGGTCACGCCCGCGGGCAAGCAGCGCCTGGGCGTGTTCGTGAAGCGCGGCAAGGTGCCGGTGTGGAGCTTCGATGAAGTCATCGAGCCCACCTTCAACCAGCCCCTGTCGCTGGCGACCAAGGAACTGGCCGCGAAGATCGCCGCCCGCCTGCATGGCGCGCGCAGCAGCGACGCCGACGTGGACCGCCTGACCGCGAAGATCGCCACGCGCGGTGATGACAGCTATCTCGACGTCTACGCCCTGGGGTTCACCAACAATCCGAAAGCTGTCGCTCCGCTTGCCGGCCTGGCACGCGACCCCGACGAATACGTCCGCCTGGCGGCCATTTCATCGCTGGGCACGCTGGGCGCGAACGACCAGCTGGACCTGCTGAAGTCCATCTACCGTGACGGCAACCTGTGGCAGGACCGCGCCATGGCGCTCAAGGCCATCGGCGACCTGGACTCCACCGAGGCGGATGCCTTCCTGGCGGAGCAGCAGGCGGCACTGCAGGCCAAGGCCGGCGACAAGGAAGCCGACTGGACGCTGCAGATCGTGCGCCTCTACCTGTAA
- a CDS encoding YdcH family protein, whose product MDTTNPAEVSQKVAELKLEHRELDEAIARLVADLDADEVAIKRLKKRKLWLKDCISRLESALIPDEPA is encoded by the coding sequence GTGGACACCACCAACCCCGCCGAAGTCAGCCAGAAGGTCGCGGAACTCAAGCTCGAACACCGCGAGCTGGACGAGGCCATCGCGCGCCTGGTCGCCGACCTGGACGCCGACGAGGTGGCCATCAAGCGCTTGAAAAAGCGCAAGCTGTGGCTCAAGGACTGCATCTCGCGGCTGGAAAGCGCGCTGATCCCCGACGAGCCGGCCTGA
- the ttcA gene encoding tRNA 2-thiocytidine(32) synthetase TtcA, producing the protein MNAVLPLPDPILRRAPADPRRVQHEHAKLAKRLRRQVGQAIADFGMIEEGDKVMVCLSGGKDSYTMLDILLQLQKKAPVRFELVAVNLDQKQPDFPEHVLPAYLERVGVPFHIIEQDTYSVVSRVIPEGKTMCSLCSRLRRGALYSYAEENGFTKIALGHHRDDLVATFFLNMFFHAKLSGMPPKLLSDNGKHVVIRPLAYVREDDITAYAQAREFPIIPCNLCGSQENLQRKQVKKMMDAWERETPGRIETIARSLGDIRPSQLSDPALFDFRSLGHRDGAALPDAQAWLAGEPHGDASPTHD; encoded by the coding sequence ATGAATGCCGTCCTTCCCCTGCCCGACCCGATCCTCCGCCGCGCCCCCGCCGACCCGCGCCGCGTCCAGCACGAGCACGCCAAGCTGGCCAAGCGCCTGCGCCGCCAGGTGGGCCAGGCGATCGCCGACTTCGGCATGATCGAGGAAGGCGACAAGGTGATGGTCTGCCTGTCCGGCGGCAAGGACAGCTACACGATGCTGGACATCCTGCTGCAGCTGCAGAAGAAGGCGCCGGTCCGCTTCGAGCTGGTGGCGGTCAACCTGGACCAGAAGCAGCCGGACTTTCCCGAGCATGTGCTGCCGGCGTACCTGGAGCGCGTGGGCGTGCCGTTCCACATCATCGAGCAGGACACGTATTCGGTGGTCAGCCGGGTGATTCCCGAAGGCAAGACCATGTGCTCGTTGTGCTCGCGCCTGCGCCGCGGCGCGCTCTACAGCTACGCCGAGGAGAACGGCTTCACCAAGATCGCATTGGGCCATCACCGCGACGACCTGGTGGCGACGTTCTTCCTGAACATGTTCTTCCACGCCAAGCTCTCGGGCATGCCGCCCAAGCTGCTGTCCGACAACGGCAAGCACGTGGTGATCCGTCCGCTGGCCTACGTGCGCGAAGACGACATCACGGCGTATGCGCAGGCGCGCGAGTTCCCCATCATTCCGTGCAACCTGTGCGGCAGCCAGGAAAACCTGCAGCGCAAGCAGGTGAAGAAGATGATGGATGCGTGGGAACGTGAAACACCCGGCCGCATCGAGACCATCGCGCGCTCACTCGGCGACATCCGCCCGTCGCAGCTGAGCGATCCAGCGCTGTTCGATTTCCGTTCGCTGGGCCACCGCGACGGCGCCGCCTTGCCCGATGCGCAGGCATGGCTGGCGGGCGAACCGCACGGCGACGCCAGCCCCACGCACGACTGA
- a CDS encoding recombination-associated protein RdgC — protein MFFRNLTLFRFPTSLDFSQLDELLPEAVLKPVGPLELSSRGFISPCGRGEEALSHRINDAIWLSVGGEDKILPGAVVNDLLQKKLQEIEAKEGRKPGGKTRKRLKDDLLHELLPRAFVKPSRTDALIDLEHGFIAVDASSRKTGENVVSEVRRALGTFPALPLNAEVAPRNVLTAWIAGEPLPEGLSLGEECELKDAMDGGAVVKCQNQDLQSDEITKHLEAGKQVSKLALVLDDHVSFVLGEDLIVRKLKFLDGAVDQLENTEHDDLRAELDARFALMAGEVKRLFLVLENALKLSKADA, from the coding sequence ATGTTCTTTCGCAACCTGACGCTGTTCCGCTTCCCCACCTCGCTGGATTTCTCCCAACTCGACGAACTGCTGCCCGAAGCCGTGCTCAAGCCGGTCGGTCCGCTCGAACTGTCCTCGCGCGGCTTCATCTCGCCGTGCGGCCGCGGCGAAGAGGCGCTGTCCCACCGCATCAACGATGCCATCTGGCTGAGCGTCGGTGGCGAGGACAAGATCCTGCCGGGCGCGGTGGTCAACGACCTGCTGCAGAAGAAACTGCAGGAAATCGAGGCGAAGGAAGGCCGCAAGCCCGGCGGCAAGACCCGCAAGCGGCTGAAGGACGACCTGCTGCATGAACTGCTGCCGCGCGCCTTCGTCAAACCGTCGCGTACCGATGCGCTGATCGACCTGGAGCATGGCTTCATCGCCGTGGATGCCTCCTCGCGCAAGACCGGCGAGAACGTGGTGTCGGAAGTACGCCGCGCGCTGGGCACCTTCCCGGCCCTGCCGCTGAATGCCGAAGTCGCGCCGCGCAACGTGCTGACCGCCTGGATCGCCGGCGAGCCGTTGCCCGAGGGGCTGTCGCTGGGCGAGGAGTGCGAGCTGAAGGATGCGATGGACGGCGGCGCGGTGGTGAAGTGCCAGAACCAGGACCTGCAGAGTGACGAGATCACCAAGCACCTGGAGGCCGGCAAGCAGGTCTCCAAGCTGGCGCTGGTGCTGGATGACCACGTGTCGTTCGTGCTGGGCGAAGACCTGATCGTGCGCAAGCTGAAGTTCCTCGATGGCGCGGTGGACCAGTTGGAGAACACCGAGCACGACGACCTGCGCGCCGAACTGGATGCACGCTTCGCGCTGATGGCCGGCGAGGTGAAGCGGCTGTTCCTGGTGCTGGAAAACGCGCTGAAGCTCAGCAAGGCCGACGCGTAG